The Bos javanicus breed banteng chromosome 18, ARS-OSU_banteng_1.0, whole genome shotgun sequence genome has a segment encoding these proteins:
- the KLHL36 gene encoding kelch-like protein 36, with product MMEGSRQTRVSRPYKISESSKVYRWAEHSGTVLQRLNEQRLRGLFCDVVLVADEQRLPAHRNLLAVCSDYFNSMFTLGMREAFQKEVELIGASYIGLKAVVDFLYGGELVLDGGNIDYVLETAHLLQIWTAVDFCCEYLEQEVSEDNYLYLQELASIYSLKRLDAFIDSFILSRFGTLSFTPAFLQNISMQKLCAYLGSSEVQRECEHDLLQAALQWLTQQPEREAHAYQVLENIHFPLIPKNDLLHRVKPAVCSLLPREANCEGFIEEAVRYHNSLAAQPVMQTKRTALRTTQECLLFVGGEVSERCLELSDDTCYLDAQSEQWVKETPLPARRSHHCVAVLGGFIFIAGGSFSRDNGGDAASNLLYRYDPRCKQWIKVASMNQRRVDFYLASIEDMLVAVGGRNENGALSSVETYSPKTDSWSYVAGLPRFTYGHAGTIYKDFVYISGGHDYQIGPYRKNLLCYDHRTDVWEERRPMSTARGWHSMCSLGDSIYSIGGSDDSLESMERFDVLGVEAYSPQCNQWTRVAPLLHANSESGVAVWEGRIYILGGYSWENTAFSKTVQVYDRDKDKWSEGTELPKAIAGVSACVCALKPRLEDKRKKGKGKRPQDHGQ from the exons ATGATGGAGGGAAGCCGGCAGACGCGAGTGTCTCGGCCGTACAAGATCAGCGAGTCCTCAAAG GTGTACCGCTGGGCCGAGCACTCGGGCACAGTGCTGCAGCGGCTGAATGAGCAGCGCCTGCGCGGCCTCTTCTGTGACGTGGTCCTGGTGGCCGATGAGCAGCGCCTGCCGGCCCACCGCAACCTGCTGGCCGTGTGCAGCGACTACTTCAACTCCATGTTCACCCTGGGCATGCGCGAGGCCTTCCAGAAGGAGGTGGAGCTGATCGGCGCCTCCTACATCGGGCTCAAGGCCGTGGTGGACTTCCTGTACGGCGGGGAGCTGGTGCTGGACGGCGGCAACATCGACTACGTGCTGGAGACGGCCCACCTGCTGCAGATCTGGACTGCGGTGGACTTCTGCTGCGAGTACCTGGAGCAGGAGGTGAGCGAGGACAACTACCTGTACCTGCAGGAGCTGGCCTCCATCTACAGCCTCAAGCGGCTGGACGCCTTCATCGACAGCTTCATCCTCAGCCGCTTCGGCACGCTGTCCTTCACGCCCGCCTTCCTGCAGAACATCTCCATGCAGAAGCTGTGCGCCTACCTGGGCAGCAGCGAGGTGCAGCGGGAGTGTGAGCACGACCTGCTGCAGGCCGCCCTGCAGTGGCTGACGCAGCAGCCCGAGCGCGAGGCCCATGCCTATCAGGTGCTGGAGAACATCCACTTCCCGCTCATCCCCAAGAACGACCTGCTGCACCGCGTCAAGCCCGCCGTGTGCTCCCTGCTGCCGCGCGAGGCCAACTGCGAGGGCTTCATCGAGGAGGCCGTGCGCTACCACAACAGCCTGGCGGCCCAGCCCGTCATGCAGACCAAGCGCACGGCCCTCCGCACCACCCAGGAGTGCCTGCTCTTTGTGGGCGGCGAGGTCTCCGAGCGGTGTCTGGAGCTCAGCGACGACACCTGCTACCTGGACGCCCAGAGTGAGCAGTGGGTCAAGGAGACGCCCCTGCCGGCCCGGCGGAGCCACCACTGCGTCGCCGTGCTGGGGGGGTTCATCTTCATCGCCGGCGGCAGCTTCTCACGGGACAACGGAGGGGATGCGGCCTCCAATCTCCTTTATAGGTATGACCCCCGCTGTAAACAGTGGATCAAG GTGGCCTCCATGAACCAGCGCCGTGTGGATTTCTACCTGGCCTCCATCGAGGACATGCTGGTGGCCGTCGGCGGCCGAAATGAGAACGGAGCACTCTCCTCGGTAGAGACCTACAGCCCAAAGACCGACTCCTGGTCCTATGTAGCCGGCCTGCCAAG GTTCACCTATGGCCACGCGGGCACCATCTACAAGGACTTTGTGTACATCTCGGGGGGCCACGACTACCAGATCGGCCCCTACCGCAAGAACCTGCTGTGCTACGACCACCGGACGGACGTGTGGGAGGAGCGGCGGCCCATGAGCACTGCGCGCGGCTGGCACAGCATGTGCAGCCTGGGGGACAGTATCTACTCCATCGGCGGCAGCGACGACAGCCTGGAGTCCATGGAGCGCTTCGACGTGCTAGGCGTGGAGGCCTACAGCCCGCAGTGCAACCAGTGGACGCGCGTGGCGCCCCTGCTGCACGCCAACAGCGAGTCGGGCGTGGCCGTGTGGGAGGGCCGCATCTACATCCTGGGCGGCTACAGCTGGGAGAACACGGCCTTCTCCAAGACCGTGCAGGTCTACGACCGCGACAAGGACAAGTGGAGTGAGGGCACCGAGCTGCCCAAGGCCATCGCTGGCGTGTCGGCCTGCGTGTGCGCCCTGAAGCCGCGGCTGGAGGACAAgaggaagaagggcaaaggcaaGAGGCCCCAGGACCACGGCCAGTGA